In one window of Spodoptera frugiperda isolate SF20-4 chromosome 11, AGI-APGP_CSIRO_Sfru_2.0, whole genome shotgun sequence DNA:
- the LOC118275130 gene encoding retinaldehyde-binding protein 1 isoform X2, translating into MSATKYLHPFLRGLKPLPEGHEDEIQQIREWMKSQPHLPHISDEYVILFLHSNYYKVKETKDTIECYFTLRANTPDLFTNRDPFGAKNKAILDITHMVGLPNKTAEGYNVLLYRLAEFDYSKLNFADAVRVFCMFNDVKLSEDRLSDGYIVIFDMKGCSLGHLTRVTLPALRAFMHYIQNAHPCRLKKIHVVHTVSFINQVMCLVKPLIHSNLLNLLNFSSEGPESVVDKELLPEDFGGPLQPVKQLHEEQRKNMEENYREWLIETEIFKADEKKRIKKPSKGMFASFTSSFKSLDID; encoded by the exons ATGTCAGCTACAAAGTACCTGCACCCCTTCCTGCGTGGGCTGAAACCCTTGCCCGAGGGCCACGAGGATGAGATACAGCAGATCAGGGAGTG GATGAAGAGTCAGCCGCACCTGCCCCACATTTCTGATGAGTACGTGATCCTGTTCCTGCACTCCAACTACTACAAGGTGAAGGAGACTAAAGACACCATAGAATGCTACTTCACCTTGAGGGCAAACACTCCAGACCTGTTCACCAATCGCGACCCCTTCGGAGCGAAGAACAAAGCTATTTTGGACATAAC GCACATGGTAGGCCTTCCAAACAAGACTGCAGAAGGTTACAACGTCCTGCTGTACCGACTGGCAGAGTTTGACTACAGTAAGCTGAACTTCGCTGATGCCGTGCGAGTTTTCTGCATGTTCAACGATGTCAAGCTGTCTGAAGACAGGCTCTCTGATGGCTACATCGTTATCTTCGATATGAAGGGCTGCAGCCTCGGTCACCTGACCAGGGTGACTCTTCCTGCGCTGAGAGCCTTTATGCATTATATTCAG AACGCCCACCCTTGCCGTCTAAAGAAGATCCACGTGGTCCACACAGTCTCCTTCATCAACCAAGTCATGTGCCTCGTGAAACCGCTCATTCACTCCAATCTCCTCAACCTCTTGAACTTCTCCTCCGAAGGGCCAGAGTCAGTGGTAGACAAGGAACTCCTGCCCGAAGACTTTGGGGGTCCATTACAACCAGTTAAGCAGTTACATGAAGAACAGAGGAAAAATATGGAGGAGAATTATAGAGAGTGGCTGATCGAGACTGAGATCTTCAAGGCTGATGAGAAGAAAAGGATTAAGAAGCCCAGTAAAGGTATGTTCGCCAGCTTCACCAGTAGTTTCAAGAGCCTGGACATTGACTGA
- the LOC118275130 gene encoding retinaldehyde-binding protein 1 isoform X1 yields MFHRVLRAVFAVMTPGRFLPPNQKQEPTEASMSDNDRSRMSATKYLHPFLRGLKPLPEGHEDEIQQIREWMKSQPHLPHISDEYVILFLHSNYYKVKETKDTIECYFTLRANTPDLFTNRDPFGAKNKAILDITHMVGLPNKTAEGYNVLLYRLAEFDYSKLNFADAVRVFCMFNDVKLSEDRLSDGYIVIFDMKGCSLGHLTRVTLPALRAFMHYIQNAHPCRLKKIHVVHTVSFINQVMCLVKPLIHSNLLNLLNFSSEGPESVVDKELLPEDFGGPLQPVKQLHEEQRKNMEENYREWLIETEIFKADEKKRIKKPSKGMFASFTSSFKSLDID; encoded by the exons ATAACGATCGATCGAGGATGTCAGCTACAAAGTACCTGCACCCCTTCCTGCGTGGGCTGAAACCCTTGCCCGAGGGCCACGAGGATGAGATACAGCAGATCAGGGAGTG GATGAAGAGTCAGCCGCACCTGCCCCACATTTCTGATGAGTACGTGATCCTGTTCCTGCACTCCAACTACTACAAGGTGAAGGAGACTAAAGACACCATAGAATGCTACTTCACCTTGAGGGCAAACACTCCAGACCTGTTCACCAATCGCGACCCCTTCGGAGCGAAGAACAAAGCTATTTTGGACATAAC GCACATGGTAGGCCTTCCAAACAAGACTGCAGAAGGTTACAACGTCCTGCTGTACCGACTGGCAGAGTTTGACTACAGTAAGCTGAACTTCGCTGATGCCGTGCGAGTTTTCTGCATGTTCAACGATGTCAAGCTGTCTGAAGACAGGCTCTCTGATGGCTACATCGTTATCTTCGATATGAAGGGCTGCAGCCTCGGTCACCTGACCAGGGTGACTCTTCCTGCGCTGAGAGCCTTTATGCATTATATTCAG AACGCCCACCCTTGCCGTCTAAAGAAGATCCACGTGGTCCACACAGTCTCCTTCATCAACCAAGTCATGTGCCTCGTGAAACCGCTCATTCACTCCAATCTCCTCAACCTCTTGAACTTCTCCTCCGAAGGGCCAGAGTCAGTGGTAGACAAGGAACTCCTGCCCGAAGACTTTGGGGGTCCATTACAACCAGTTAAGCAGTTACATGAAGAACAGAGGAAAAATATGGAGGAGAATTATAGAGAGTGGCTGATCGAGACTGAGATCTTCAAGGCTGATGAGAAGAAAAGGATTAAGAAGCCCAGTAAAGGTATGTTCGCCAGCTTCACCAGTAGTTTCAAGAGCCTGGACATTGACTGA